ctcctttggtagcttcttactcttgagcatgcttcttgccatctcaagtattgtcctattctttctttccgctactccattttgttgaggggtTCTTGGCACCGTCAACTGTCTTCGAATGCCATTATCTTCACAATacttcagaaactccttggacatgaattctcctcctcgatctgatctcatggacttgatcttaagaccactttccttctcaacatgggctttgaactttttgaaattttcaaacacttctgatttttgtttcaaaaagtaaacccatgtttttcttgaaaagtcatcAATAAAGAGAATGAAGTAGTTACTCTTACCAAGTGAACTTGGTTTGATTGGGCCACATACATCTGTATGTATGAGTTCTAGTGGCTTTCTTGCTCTTGTCTCCGACTCCTTTGGAAAACTCATCTTGAATTGCTTTCCAAGTAAGCAACCTTCACACACTTGATTTGGATGATTGATGCAAGGTAATCCTTTCACCATTTCTTTCTTGGAAAGTAGCTCTAAGCCTCCAAAGTTGAGATGCCCAAATCGAAGATGCCAAAGCCAAGATTCCTCCTTGTAGCACATCTTGAGACATCGTGCAATGTCATTTTGAATGTTTAGGACAAACATTCTATTGCTTGACATTGGCACCTTTGTGATGAGATTATTTGCATTATCTCTTAAAGAAAGGCTATTATCTTTTAGTCGAATGTCATAACCTTTCTCTAAGAGTTGTCCTAGGCTCAAGATGTTGGTCTTCATGCTTGGAATGTAGTAAACGTTAGAAATGAATTGATGATCTCCATTCTTCAAGCGGATGAGAATATTTCCTTTACCTTTCACCTCCATTTTCGATTCATCTCCTAAAGCCACATCAGTTTTCACCGATTCATCAAGCTCCACGAACATGCTTTTATTTCCACACATGTGGTTGCTTGCACCACTATCGAGGTACCACTTGTAAACCTCATTTGGTTCATCTTTCTTGTAAGCCATCAATagcatatcttcttctttactcCTTTCTTCAACATAGTTGGACTTCTCTTCAACTCTATTCTTGTTTGGAGTTTTGCACTCAGAAGCATAATGTCCAAATTTCCCACAACTATAGCATTTGATGCTTGATTTATTGTACcttgattttgggtttcctcttccacgacctCTTGATGAATTCTCTCCTCTTTGGTTGAAGTTGTCTTCATATGGTCTCCAACCTCGTCCATTTACACCACAACCTCGTCTTCGGAAATGACCGCCACCACGTCTTAGATTGCTTCGGCCACTTTCTTCCTTGTGATCAATTCTCATCTTGAGAACTTGCTCCAcaatatcttctttcttcttcttcttttcttcataagcttGTAGTGATCCAAGAAGTTTCTCCATTGTCATAGTCTCCAAGTCTTTTGTCTCTTCAATCACGGTAACAATGTGTTCGAATTTCGAATCCAATGATCTAAGAACTTTCTCCATGATTCTTACCTCATCTAACTTCTCACCATTTCTTTTTAGGTTATTAGTAACCGTCAAGACTCTTGAGAAGTAATCTGAGATGAGTTCTCCTTCCTTCATTTGTAACGCTTCAAATTCTCCTCTTAGAGTTTGAAGACGTACCTTCTTAACTTGTTTTGCTCCCTTGTAAGATGTCTGGAGCTTCTCCCATGCTTCTTTGGACGTCCTTGCACCAGCAATCTTCTCAAATGTATCTTCATCTAATCCTTGATAGATTAGacagagagccttcttgtctctcttccttgAATCTCTCAAACCATCCTTTTGAGTTTGAGATAGACCACCATCATTCTCCGGTTCATGGAAGCCTTTCTCgactatctcccacacatcatgtGCTCCTAGGATAGCCATCAGCCTAAGACTCCAATTGGCATAGTTGCTCTTAGTGAGCAATGGAACTTGGAAGGGAACACCATTGTTTGCCATCTTCAAAAGGAACttgtagctctgataccactttgttggaatgaaaaattttataaagatggagaaagtgtttaagtgtttgaagagaaagaagctttgtgaagaagaaagtttttataatttagaagATGATTCTTATTACTTAGATGATTCTTACAAACTTGGATACTTCTTGATGATACAAAATGAAAGGGGAGTGGAAATATTTATAGCCtccattatacaaaatatctcaaatattttaatcCTAAATCTAGATAATTCTAACATAATATCTAGattattttatcctaattttctagataattctataagaatatctagatttttattttaaggagGTGGATGATTTTTCTAGAATTTGGGCTAAGTTTTGGATCAACACATGATTAACCCAATGATGTTTGATCCAAATCAAATTTAGTTTTCAACAACCCATACGTGGCGTGATGATGCTCCTGATATGACGGTCGCAAAAAAATTCGCCGAGGCTGCTTTTATAGACGGGAAGATATTTGTAACTGGAGGCACAGAGGATACAATGAACTGGGTTGAGATTTTTGACCTCAAGACTCAGACCTGGACGCCTTTGCCTAGCCCTAATAATGCTAAGCTAATCTTTATGGACGAAAGCTATACGTTAGAAGTGGCACTAGAAGGTATGTTTATGATCCCAAAGAAGGAACGTGGAAAGTAATAAGCCCAGAGGTGCATGGTGGTTTTGGTCCAGGACATAAGATTGGACCTTGGTGCGTTATAGAAGATGTGAAGTTTAGCTTTGATTTGCATAAGTTGATGTGGTATTACTCAGAGAAAATAATCTGGAAAAGGGTTATGGGTTTGGAAGAGCTGTATATAAACCCTCTTATACGCTACTCCACAGTTAGATTAGGTACGTAACTATTGTGGGACACTCATCATTCTATGGGACGAGCTACGGTCACACGAGTTTCCAATGCCAATGAGGAGTCGCTGTGTTAGCTGCAAGAGAATTTGGTATGCGGTGATTAGGTTGGAGAAGAGCTTGTCTGGATTTGAAATTTTGGGCAAGATTGAAAGGTCTAATGCGTTGCTTACAGACCGAACTCTTATAAGGTCTTGTGCTGTGTCACTCTTTgattttcatattattatatttttagcagagaatcctttttaaaaaaaattatctgctTAGTTAACCCATGAAGATTTTACAATGGTGACCTTGTTTGCAGAAGAAAATTAGGTTCGAAAGTTCATATGAATACTTCGGATTTGAGCAAACACAGATGATGACAAACACTTTCACAAACTTTTCGTACAGTCGCAAAACAAACACAACTCAACCTTCAACATGAAACAAAGGCTTTATGATATACTCAACCTTCAACTCTAATATACTTGTACTCAACAACTGAAGTACAAGTACATTAGAGTTGAATTTATAGTAGAGTTCTATACCATATAGCTGCTAAGCTGCAtctatgatttgttttttttttcctatatttACAAAGTTTGTTTGATAGCTTGTTTCACACGTCTTGTTTCTGTAATTGTTAGAGCTCGAAATATTGTCTATTATGAAGGCATCTTCCTCATCTTCTTTTTAGggggtgtgtgtgtgtgtgtgttgggACCTAATCTAGCATTTAGGTCGAGGCTCAGACAGATGAATCATGCAGATAAGCCAAAGACAGAAACTGGAGTTAGAGTTCGACCATAAACATTGACTCGGTCTCAGGGAAATGAGGAGATCCCGAGATTAGCGGGAGTTGAGTGAGTAAATCGAGGAGGGAAATAGGACGAAATAACAAGAAAGAGTATAAAAGGGGGACGAAGACGAGAGAAAGATAATATTCGGAAACCATCACACACACTCGACATCTCTCTCTCAAACTTTTAAACTTTGTTCTTTcttttgtagtttttttatcttgtttccTTTCTTAAAACTTGTAGTTCGATATTCATAAATATAATCTACTACGTGATAACCCGCGTGCATGCGCGGAgtgaatttttataataatggttattaattaaatggttttaacattttgcaacactacaatctttatcgactataaaatgacgaatacaaatgttggtcttttaaatgtatcatcgttgttgaagaatTAACgtattacatattattttaattattttgtgacttcatatgcacacaaaaaaattattgtgggttattcaaatcaccaaaaccaaataggcaacatcAATTGAATAATTACGAAAGGGGATTGGGTTTTcagctctcgatttgtttactatttattttccataagtgatttcatttttcaCATCTATAAAATTGTTCTTTCGTTTTCGTCTTTGTTGCATTGATATGAGTTTAGTTTCTTTTGTTAACTTCTTCTATGAATttggtgaattacataagtgtcaatttaaaaagatagacatctgtaaaaattagttccactccagatacatatctaagaatcaaaatttttaagaaaatcaccggcaaactatattaacaggttagtgttcaTATCTAAAATATCAAGCTATTATTGAATATAAGTGCAGACGTGAAATATAAATgcatgtctagtatatattcaccagttaggtctaaaaatcatctaattttagaacaacaaaatacattacttattttattagccTAGACCtttgaggtttagttacttgagagtatacaaataaaaatatatataatactttaccattctagtatatgtaaattatatataaactaagaactgtttgatttattaaatgataaatcagaaaacttataataaatagttaaaatctctcattcttacaattataatagttaGATAGGATATTATGGAGAAACaatattagacgaatgatcaaatctcaCATTtttcgaacaaactcaaaaggaggtgattggaatcttgtcatgatatttcattaaaaactttttaggaataaaaatcaagactaaattatttaatctgaataaaataatatatatatatatatatagtgcttccaatattaaaaatcacttcgatttgaagaagtgtGTTTCACAGATTCTCAGGATGAAATAAGATATCAGAAACCacctattttaaaaatacatttgtatacgtaaaagtatatacattagagtaatcacataaattaaaatcaataCCCTTTGTTAATTTACAATCACATTTtcggtaaataaatcaaaacaatcattttatttactctatatgatataaattaaaatttattgatattgacatagatatatagtatattttaatataattatttactattgacacttcctactcatattatttttaacatttgtatatttgttgtaagaaaaatttaaaccattaatcacaaaaattttaatgtgaaatttttcaatacaaatttcaaaattaaaatattaagatctcagTAATTTTTCActggaaattttaaaattaacatatttatatattttaatatagtacataatttatttcaaataatattaatatatatataatatgaatatctattaatgaaactttatattcatacgatttattaGGGTTGGACATTTTATCTGACCCGAACCCGTATCTGAATCCAatccgaagtagcaaaataccgaGCGGTTATTGAATtcggagagattggatatccaaacccaaacgggtaatatccgaacccgaacgggtaatatccaaacccgaatgatatccgaagataaccaaacataagtatacttaaccttatatttctagtttacacctctcattttattcaaaaattttatattaatgatgcaaattgctcaaaattagataatatacatataattatggacaaaatcatttgctactcacttaaaatacatatcaagctcttgtttcttgtATTAACAAATGTTGCAtctaaaattacaaaacaacaactaaattagtggttttctgtttttaaagttttatctaaaaacctattaaaagattaatcttttgaaaattagtaaaccagttaagttaaaaatatattttaaatacaaaaaaaacttaaacaatgaataatttatttaatttttcttcaaaatttagatATCTGAACCCGACCCAAAATATATGAACCCAAAcacaaaatacccgaaccggacccaaagtgtagaaatacccgaacatgttctatacctttatactgaaatatccaaaaatcCTAAATACCCGATACGAACCCATACATGTATCTGAACGCTCACCCctacgatatatgatcatttgtatcttgcttgaacaaaaaaaatagttaaaccattgatcacaaaattttcaatgtggaaCTTTTACcacttttagtaatttatagtcgtttttaaaaattcaaaatataacatataagaaaaatttaaattttttttattatatctttaatttgattgtttaatttcttttaataatataaaattaaaaaaaaaagagatgatacaaaaattgttatcaaatgtgtattattcataatcattaattgtcatatatatgttaaacatattaggtaattccgcagcttttatttaagaaaaaatattctttgGTACACTAATAagtaatttgatagttagtttaataaaaaacatagtataagtttttatggaccaacttatttttttaagaattctaAAATTATCCTCGTGATGACACGAggctacgaaaacatgttgtaatgctccatGATTAATATACAGGGGATTTTGTTAATTCAAAACTAATTAcatcatttttgttttaagaaaattgtgcTCTAGTTATTTTTTCCATAATCTTTACAAACAAATACTCATGAATATTTAGTTTGGGGTTTAGCATCCGTctagagaaagaaaacaaaatgcaTCCTTACTAAGAATTCAATCCAAGGTTTGTAAGCATGAAAATGGACCCATCTCATAGGGTTTCAAGTTCTCTAGACGATGAATTAGAAGTTTTATCTATGATATATGATAGAATAAAGGATAGAACAAAAGGTAAACgttttctagatttttttaCTACGAAACAAAAAAGCTACGTATATATTGTAAGTTATAAATAACAAAACGATTTGGTTAAATTCGAAagtctaatttatttttgtacaaAAGATATAATATACATTACAAATCTAGATCAATATATCCAAATTGATTTTGgaattgaattttttatatcaaaGCATGTAAAATATTCTCATGATTGTATTGACTTTTCATATTTctgattttaatataatttttaataattattttcgtTATTATGAAAGTAATTATGTCCACCAATTAATGCAAAAGTAtaaaagagacaaaaaaaaatctcattatGGCATATTTGCTCAATTTCTCCTTGCGCAAAAATAATTTAGCAAAGAATAAATAAGAATTTCAGCATTACAGAACGTTCCACTATGTAATAACGTGTAGGATCCAATTATCCATCTCTGTATTATTGttattagtttcttttataaaaataactcaATAT
The window above is part of the Brassica napus cultivar Da-Ae chromosome C3, Da-Ae, whole genome shotgun sequence genome. Proteins encoded here:
- the LOC106375445 gene encoding uncharacterized protein LOC106375445, whose translation is MANNGVPFQVPLLTKSNYANWSLRLMAILGAHDVWEIVEKGFHEPENDGGLSQTQKDGLRDSRKRDKKALCLIYQGLDEDTFEKIAGARTSKEAWEKLQTSYKGAKQVKKVRLQTLRGEFEALQMKEGELISDYFSRVLTVTNNLKRNGEKLDEVRIMEKVLRSLDSKFEHIVTVIEETKDLETMTMEKLLGSLQAYEEKKKKKEDIVEQVLKMRIDHKEESGRSNLRRGGGHFRRRGCGVNGRGWRPYEDNFNQRGENSSRGRGRGNPKSRIELKRSPTMLKKGVKKKICY